The following are from one region of the Polaribacter marinaquae genome:
- a CDS encoding DUF5723 family protein: MKTKLFYLVFIFCIGVYGQNKQVLYDFAGLPQTLLLNPGLETNYKYHIGVPMLSGFSSEIGSTGFTVSDLFAADNRDITDKVTAVLANISTSDFLSINAKIDVINIGYRLDDKTYLSGGFYNEVDGIGYLPKDGITLINEGNAAYLNKSFSASQILYKLDYLGVIHAGITRKIDDNLTLGGRFKIYSSSLNVESTNNTGTFTSNLGNNNIYVHYLENIDINFRTSGLIKDNEYINDASTYIGNTFFGGNMGVGLDFGLSYNFSPQLQFSASLLDIGFINHTKNIKNTITKGSFTFEGIAFDYDTNNTNYWQNLNDAFEEQLPTEENQDSYISWRPAKFNAAIKYSFGEKRSKYCYDDTYKDFFTDAFGAQLYSVFRPLSQQFAFTGFYEKSFSNKLHAKLTYTVDDFSYSNIGFGISTQIWKINFYGLVDNITELSDISSANNVSLQFGFNLLFN, encoded by the coding sequence ATGAAAACAAAACTATTTTACTTAGTATTTATCTTTTGCATTGGTGTTTACGGTCAAAATAAACAAGTATTGTATGACTTTGCAGGTTTACCGCAAACACTACTCTTAAATCCTGGTTTAGAAACTAATTATAAATACCATATTGGTGTACCTATGCTTTCTGGGTTTTCATCAGAAATAGGATCAACTGGTTTTACAGTTTCAGATTTATTTGCTGCTGATAATAGAGATATTACAGATAAAGTTACAGCCGTTTTAGCGAATATATCTACTAGTGATTTTTTAAGTATAAACGCCAAAATCGACGTAATAAATATTGGTTATAGGTTAGATGATAAAACATATTTAAGTGGTGGTTTTTATAATGAAGTAGACGGAATTGGTTATTTACCTAAAGACGGAATTACACTTATAAACGAAGGTAATGCTGCGTATTTAAATAAAAGTTTTAGTGCATCTCAAATTCTTTACAAACTTGATTATCTGGGTGTAATTCATGCAGGAATTACTAGAAAAATAGATGATAATTTGACTTTAGGTGGGCGTTTTAAAATCTATTCGTCTTCGTTAAATGTAGAATCTACAAACAACACTGGTACTTTTACATCTAACCTTGGTAATAATAATATTTATGTGCACTATTTAGAAAATATAGATATAAATTTTAGAACCTCTGGTTTGATTAAAGACAATGAATATATTAATGATGCAAGTACATACATTGGTAATACTTTTTTTGGCGGAAATATGGGCGTTGGATTAGATTTCGGATTGTCTTATAACTTTTCTCCGCAATTACAGTTTTCTGCAAGTTTATTAGATATTGGTTTTATAAATCATACTAAAAACATTAAAAATACTATTACAAAAGGAAGTTTTACTTTCGAAGGTATTGCTTTTGATTATGATACAAACAATACAAATTATTGGCAGAATTTGAATGATGCTTTTGAAGAACAATTGCCAACAGAAGAAAATCAAGATTCTTATATCTCATGGAGACCTGCCAAATTTAATGCAGCAATTAAATATAGTTTTGGTGAAAAAAGAAGCAAATATTGCTATGATGACACGTATAAAGACTTCTTTACCGATGCTTTTGGTGCGCAATTATATTCAGTTTTTAGACCTTTAAGTCAGCAATTCGCTTTTACAGGTTTTTACGAAAAATCCTTTTCAAATAAACTACATGCAAAACTAACATATACTGTCGACGATTTTTCATATTCGAATATTGGCTTTGGAATTTCTACCCAAATATGGAAAATTAATTTCTACGGATTAGTAGATAATATCACAGAATTATCTGATATTTCTTCTGCAAATAATGTTTCTTTACAATTCGGTTTTAACCTTTTATTTAATTAA
- a CDS encoding replication-associated recombination protein A, producing the protein MNEPLAERIRPKTLEDYISQHHLVGKNGVLTNLIKQGIIPSLILWGPPGIGKTTLANIIATASNRPFYTLSAISSGVKDVRDVIEKAKKSGGLFTAKNPILFIDEIHRFSKSQQDSLLGAVEKGWVTLIGATTENPSFEVIPALLSRCQVYILNSFDKEDLIALLNRAIEKDEYLAAKKIVLKETDALLQVSGGDARKLLNIFELLVSADEEIEITNELVLSKIQKNTARYDKTGEQHYDIISAFIKSIRGSDPNAAVYWLARMIEGGEDVKFIARRMLILASEDIGNANPTALILANNTFQAVSVIGNPESRIILSQTAVYLANSAKSNASYMAIGAAQNLVKATGDLSVPLNLRNSPTKLMKDLEYGKDYKYSHDYPNNFIDQEFLPSEISGTKLYEPGNNQRENQFKEILKNRWKNRYDY; encoded by the coding sequence TTAATAAAGCAAGGTATTATTCCTTCTTTGATTCTTTGGGGACCACCAGGAATCGGAAAAACAACATTAGCAAACATAATTGCGACAGCATCTAATAGACCATTTTATACTTTAAGCGCTATTAGTTCTGGCGTAAAAGATGTAAGAGATGTCATTGAAAAAGCCAAAAAAAGTGGTGGATTATTTACTGCTAAAAATCCGATTCTTTTTATTGATGAAATACACAGGTTTAGCAAATCTCAACAAGATTCTTTATTGGGTGCAGTAGAAAAAGGTTGGGTAACTTTGATTGGTGCCACCACAGAAAACCCAAGTTTTGAGGTTATTCCTGCACTTTTGTCTAGATGTCAGGTTTATATTTTAAATTCATTTGATAAAGAAGATTTAATTGCATTATTAAATAGAGCTATTGAAAAAGATGAATATTTAGCTGCTAAAAAAATTGTTTTAAAAGAAACGGATGCTTTACTTCAAGTATCTGGCGGAGATGCTAGAAAACTTTTAAATATTTTCGAATTATTGGTTTCTGCTGATGAGGAAATAGAAATTACAAATGAACTGGTTTTATCTAAAATTCAAAAAAATACAGCTAGATATGATAAAACTGGGGAACAACATTATGATATAATATCTGCATTTATTAAATCTATAAGAGGTAGCGATCCTAATGCTGCGGTTTATTGGCTTGCAAGAATGATTGAAGGTGGTGAAGATGTAAAATTTATAGCTAGAAGAATGCTAATTTTAGCGTCTGAAGATATCGGTAATGCAAATCCAACTGCACTAATTTTAGCAAATAACACTTTTCAAGCAGTCTCTGTTATCGGAAATCCTGAATCGAGAATTATTTTAAGTCAAACTGCTGTTTATCTTGCTAACTCAGCTAAAAGTAATGCGTCTTACATGGCAATAGGAGCCGCACAAAATTTAGTTAAAGCAACCGGTGACTTATCTGTACCTTTAAATTTAAGAAATTCGCCTACAAAATTAATGAAGGACTTAGAATATGGTAAAGATTACAAATATTCGCACGATTATCCTAATAACTTTATAGATCAAGAGTTTTTACCTTCAGAAATTTCTGGCACAAAATTGTACGAACCTGGCAATAACCAAAGAGAAAATCAATTTAAAGAAATATTAAAAAATAGATGGAAAAATAGATACGATTATTAA